In Zingiber officinale cultivar Zhangliang chromosome 1A, Zo_v1.1, whole genome shotgun sequence, a genomic segment contains:
- the LOC122029376 gene encoding NADP-dependent glyceraldehyde-3-phosphate dehydrogenase, giving the protein MAGTHVFGEIIDGEVYKYYADGEWKTSASGKSVSIINPTTRKPQFKVQACTQEEVNKVMEAAKVAQKLWARTPLWKRAELLHKAAAILKEHKSPIAECLVKEIAKPARDAVTEVVRSGDLVSYTAEEGVRVLGEGKFLVSDSFPGNERTKYCLSSKIPLGVVLAIPPFNYPVNLAVSKIAPALIAGNALVLKPPTQGAVAALHMIHCFHLAGFPKGLISAVTGKGSEIGDFLTMHPGVNCISFTGGDTGIAISKKAGMIPLQMELGGKDACIVLEDADLDLVAANIVKGGYSYSGQRCTAVKVVLIMDSIADVVIEKVKAKMAKLTVGPPEENCDITPVVTESSANFIEDLVMDAKEKGATFCQEYRREGNLIWPLLLDHVRPDMRIAWEEPFGPVLPVIRITNVEEGIHHCNASNFGLQGCIFTRDINKAIMISDAMETGTVQINSAPARGPDHFPFQGLKESGIGSQGITNTINMMTKIKSTVINLPSASYTIG; this is encoded by the exons ATGGCGGGGACTCACGTTTTCGGCGAGATAATCGACGGGGAGGTGTATAAGTACTACGCCGACGGGGAGTGGAAGACATCAGCCTCCGGGAAGTCTGTCTCCATCATCAACCCCACCACCAGGAAACCTCAGTTCAAGGTTCAAG CATGCACACAGGAGGAAGTTAACAAGGTGATGGAGGCTGCAAAGGTAGCTCAAAAGCTGTGGGCAAGAACACCACTCTGGAAGCGTGCGGAGCTCCTCCACAAGGCAGCTGCAATCCTGAAAGAGCACAAGAGCCCCATTGCTGAGTGCCTTGTCAAAGAGATTGCCAAACCAGCAAGGGATGCAGTCACTGAG GTGGTAAGGTCAGGGGATTTAGTATCATATACTGCTGAGGAAGGAGTTAGGGTACTCGGAGAGGGCAAGTTCCTGGTATCTGATAGTTTCCCTGGTAATGAACGCACCAAGTATTGCCTGAGTTCTAAG ATTCCTCTTGGCGTTGTTTTGGCTATTCCTCCATTCAACTATCCTGTTAACTTAGCTGTCTCTAAAATTGCACCTGCACTTATCGCGGGTAATGCCCTTGTGCTCAAGCCTCCTACTCAG GGTGCAGTCGCTGCTCTTCACATGATTCACTGTTTTCACCTTGCTGGTTTCCCCAAAGGCCTCATCAGTGCTGTCACAGGCAAAGGATCTGAAATAGGTGATTTCCTAACAATGCACCCTGGAGTGAATTGTATAAG CTTTACTGGAGGTGATACTGGGATTGCCATTTCAAAGAAAGCTGGAATGATCCCTTTGCAGATGGAACTGGGAGGGAAGGATGCATGCATTGTACTTGAAGATGCCGACCTTGATTTAGTCGCTGCAAACATCGTGAAAGGAGGTTACTCTTACAG TGGTCAGAGATGCACAGCTGTTAAGGTAGTTCTAATCATGGATTCCATTGCTGATGTTGTCATCGAGAAGGTCAAAGCAAAAATGGCAAAATTGACTGTTGGACCGCCGGAGGAGAACTGCGACATTACTCCAGTTGTAACAGAATCTTCTGCAAATTTCATTGAGGATCTGGTTATGGATGCCAAGGAAAAAGGAGCAACATTTTGCCAGGAGTATCGCAGGGAAGGAAATCTGATCTGGCCATTGCTATTGGATCATGTTCGACCCGATATGAGAATTGCTTGGGAGGAACCATTTGGACCTGTACTGCCTGTGATTAGGATCACTAATGTTGAGGAAGGTATCCACCATTGTAATGCCAGTAACTTTGGCCTTCAG GGGTGCATCTTCACAAGAGACATCAACAAAGCAATCATGATAAGTGATGCCATGGAGACAGGGACAGTTCAGATAAATTCTGCACCGGCTCGAGGGCCTGACCATTTCCCATTCCAG GGTCTCAAAGAAAGTGGAATTGGATCACAGGGGATAACTAATACCATCAATATGATGACAAAAATCAAGAGCACAGTTATTAACTTGCCATCTGCATCCTACACCATAGGTTAA
- the LOC122029369 gene encoding probable monogalactosyldiacylglycerol synthase 1, chloroplastic gives MPPSAVAQDPSNLLHLGLPLYLESFLSLLPATDSSARLNSSCAVRRLSARAALCAAVSSQPPSKLHRLWSEFNRFVQTHCERRAAIGLASLGLSSEANRLDIDDPGVVEDDEDPLKGVVKGEKRKKVLILMSDTGGGHRASAEAIKAAFNEEFGDEYQVFVTDLWTEHTPWPFNQLPRSYNFLVKHGALWKMTYYSSAPRLVHQPHFAATSTFIAREVAKGLMKYQPDIIISVHPLMQHVPLRILRSRGLLKKIIFTTVVTDLSTCHPTWFHRLVTRCYCPSSEVAKRALKAGLQPSQIKIYGLPVRPSFVKPVRSKVELRKELGMVEDLPAVLLMGGGEGMGPIEATARALSDSLYNENVEEPIGQILIICGRNRKLADRLQSIDWKVPVQVKGFVTKMEECMGACDCIISKAGPGTIVEAMIRGLPIILNGYIAGQEVGNVPYVVDNGCGKFSKSPKEIAKIVAQWFGPKSDELRAMSQNALKLARPDAVFKIVRDLHELIRERSLVKQYSCTA, from the exons ATGCCGCCGTCTGCCGTCGCTCAAGATCCCTCCAATCTCCTCCATCTCGGCCTCCCCCTCTACCTCGAATCGTTCCTCTCCCTGCTCCCTGCCACCGACTCTTCCGCGCGCCTCAACTCCTCTTGCGCTGTCCGCCGCCTGTCCGCCAGAGCCGCGCTCTGCGCGGCCGTATCTTCCCAGCCGCCCTCCAAGCTCCACCGACTCTGGAGCGAGTTCAACCGGTTCGTGCAGACCCACTGCGAGCGCCGCGCGGCTATTGGGCTTGCCTCGCTCGGCCTCTCGAGTGAGGCGAACCGGCTCGACATTGACGACCCTGGAGTGGTGGAGGATGATGAAGATCCATTGAAAGGGGTGGTGAAGGGTGAGAAGCGGAAGAAAGTTTTGATCTTGATGAGCGACACCGGCGGCGGTCATAGGGCGTCGGCCGAGGCCATTAAAGCTGCCTTCAACGAAGAGTTCGGGGACGAGTATCAG GTGTTTGTGACGGATTTGTGGACAGAACACACACCCTGGCCGTTTAACCAACTTCCTAGGAGCTATAACTTCTTGGTGAAGCATGGTGCCTTGTGGAAAATGACATACTACAGCAGCGCCCCTCGTTTGGTGCATCAACCACACTTTGCAGCAACTTCTACGTTTATAGCTAG AGAAGTTGCAAAAGGGCTAATGAAGTACCAACCGGATATTATTATTAGTGTACATCCATTAATGCAACATGTTCCCCTTAGAATCTTGAGGTCAAGAGGTCTTTTGAAAAAGATCATCTTTACCACTGTTGTGACAGATCTAAGCACATGCCATCCAACATG GTTCCATAGGCTTGTAACAAGATGCTATTGCCCTTCTTCTGAAGTGGCAAAGAGGGCATTAAAAGCAGGACTTCAGCCTTCCCAGATCAAGATCTATGGACTTCCTGTGCGCCCTTCATTTGTTAAGCCAGTGCGATCGAAG GTTGAATTAAGAAAAGAGTTAGGAATGGTTGAGGATTTACCTGCTGTTCTATTGATGGGAGGTGGAGAAGGAATGGGTCCTATTGAGGCTACTGCTAGAGCTCTTAGTGATTCATTGTACAATGAAAATGTTGAAGAGCCTATTGGCCAGATACTCATAATATGTGGCCGTAACAGAAAACTAGCTGATAGATTGCAGTCAATTGACTGGAAGGTTCCTGTTCAG GTAAAAGGTTTTGTCACTAAGATGGAAGAATGCATGGGTGCATGTGACTGCATAATTTCAAAG GCAGGGCCAGGAACAATTGTAGAAGCCATGATTCGAGGACTGCCTATTATTCTGAATGGATATATTGCAGGGCAA GAAGTCGGTAATGTTCCTTATGTCGTGGATAATGGATGTGGGAAGTTCTCAAAATCTCCCAAAGAGATAGCAAAGATAGTTGCCCAGTGGTTTGGTCCAAAATCTGACGAACTCAGGGCCATGTCTCAGAATGCTTTAAAGCTAGCTCGTCCAGATGCCGTCTTCAAAATTGTTCGGGATCTACATGAGTTGATTAGAGAGAGGAGTCTTGTGAAGCAATATTCTTGCACAGCTTGA